From Luteolibacter arcticus, one genomic window encodes:
- a CDS encoding lamin tail domain-containing protein yields MFTPRWFPLLGLVAATRLSADTPDAVVTFNEIHFNPPTSQEAEWIELHNQMAVNVDLSGWSLADGIDYVFPSSTVIPGGGYLLIAKTPGHASLTGIPGVRGPFTGNLSNSGETVDLLSPTGRLMDRVSYGDTAPWPVAADGPGATLAKRLPGSSALDPANWRFATATPATLNFRSPDQPLVHVFTNADTTWRYRDNTAAPSSSWENTSYNDSLWSQGQAPFATTGTPPVLSVTANLVERYRAGAVTGVANGATFSPWTDTATGDGVSQNAVPGSNPAFQANATPSGEPAIDFDGNDEFRTSLSPGIAPTSGFVYFIVCRANAAPNSGSVTGGEGAYLFDRVTTVGEPLVSLKAVNGRYGFQKRYDDGGGIGGPVSTTSISTTQFQIVAVRRNPAESRFELWVDGVMEGSVPDDGSDLTPQPIVMGCHGSSTTQGFNGDIAELLVYRNALGESDFQATGAYLEAKYGLATAFPDGAARTSLATNASTSYFRKSFTFTGDPARTTLELGHTLADGAVFYLNGQEISRSGMPGGAVAHSTSASADLAAPAVTAYHTVPSSALVSGTNVLAVSVHTGASDNTAYFTANLRGIETPVDPDLPAALELNEIAASGAVSFFIEVRNPSSQAISTNGFTLEVAGSEDAVDALPTTTVPAGGLLHFNQTQLGFRPGTGDKIILRAPGGAPVDAQIAEAVVRGRSAAWPNRWLYPSSATAGAANAFALQQNIVINEICYHPPELTPASADKEWIELRNRGASTVNLGGWRVGGGIEFTFPANTMLATGGHLIVAKNPGSFPVPGGVTVLGPWSGSLANSGETVTLFDSAGNPADEVKYFDGGRWPGSPDGDGSTLELRDPRSDNSLPEAWSASDESTRRTWQNYSYRITAAASRVGPDGQWREFIFGLLDSGDVLIDDIAVIENPDSSAVPMIDNGNFSAGTNGWRFLGNHRHAQVIDDPDQPGNPVLRLSSKGPTEHMHNHVETTLASGRSVVNGRVYEIRYRARWLGGSNRLNTRLYFNRCAKTTELTRTEHPGTPGTANSAAVTNAGPGFTRFIHSPAVPDAGGSVTVTARAADPDGLGTLTVHYAVNGGSFTAIPMTPSGDGTTFTGAIPGQATSSVVRFYVSATDAGVLPQTSYFPAEGASSHALYQVNDGLAATNGLHNLRIVMDPADEALLYQENNLMSNERLGCTVIYDEREIYYDAGVRLKSSQRGRPSNNRVGFNLGFNQDQLFRGAHRTVAIDRSDGQETGCREILFDHTMAAGGGIPAEYNDLCKVIAPNPAHTSHAILQMARFGDVFLDSQFENGSDGTGWEYELIYYPTTTDGNGYKLPQPDGVVGTDLTDLGDDKEAYRWNFLLENNEDKDDYSRIIAAAKQFAKNGSAFETGLTDVIDPAQWLQASAHACTTGAGDSFFDNSNHNGIFYARPDGRVLYFPHDMDFSFSATRGIFDNSELQKLVANPARRRLYLGHLHHLCTTVFNQSYLGPWATHYGSLLPGQDFAGHLSYINTRSNYILGAIQSDTPSVPFAITTNGGANFSTPFSPASLAGSGWVNVRNIRLAGSSVPLAITWTSSTEWQVAVPIGAGPNAITLEAVDFTGAVIGSDSIVVTNTGGIALPAPSTLVVSEIYYNPPGDVELTEYVELTNVSNATLDLSSVSFEAGVEFTFPGSTLLAPGARILVVKDTAAFNAAFGTGRPVVGTFPNSLDNAGEQLRLVAANGDELHDFIYSDQLPWPLEADGDGYSLVLINPASAPDHDDPRSWRASAVAGGGTPGLADTQSYAAWKTANGNHGDNDDLDGDGFTTREEYFLGGNPQASEPTLAPTFEVEEGGSFLMTITRRATAEGASVLPEISTDLEDWDVDASAEFIGSQRESTSPAVDRLHYRITPPPGGTSFFARFAFGP; encoded by the coding sequence ATGTTCACCCCTAGATGGTTCCCGCTCCTTGGCCTCGTCGCTGCGACGCGATTGTCCGCCGACACGCCCGATGCGGTCGTCACTTTCAATGAGATTCACTTCAATCCGCCAACCAGCCAGGAGGCGGAGTGGATCGAGTTGCACAACCAGATGGCGGTGAACGTCGATCTCTCCGGCTGGTCACTGGCGGATGGCATCGACTACGTCTTTCCTAGTAGCACGGTCATTCCCGGCGGCGGCTATCTGCTGATCGCGAAGACGCCGGGCCACGCATCGCTCACTGGCATTCCGGGCGTGCGCGGACCCTTCACCGGAAACCTTTCCAACAGCGGCGAAACGGTCGACCTGCTGAGCCCTACCGGCCGGCTGATGGACCGGGTCTCGTATGGCGACACCGCGCCGTGGCCGGTTGCGGCCGATGGCCCCGGAGCCACGCTGGCGAAACGTCTCCCCGGCAGCAGCGCGCTTGATCCCGCGAACTGGCGCTTTGCCACTGCCACCCCGGCGACCCTCAATTTCCGTTCACCGGATCAACCGCTGGTTCACGTCTTCACGAATGCTGACACCACCTGGCGCTACCGCGACAACACCGCCGCGCCGTCCAGTTCTTGGGAAAACACTTCCTACAACGACAGCCTCTGGTCGCAAGGCCAAGCACCCTTCGCCACCACCGGCACCCCTCCGGTGCTGAGCGTCACCGCGAATCTGGTCGAACGCTATCGAGCTGGCGCGGTCACCGGTGTGGCGAACGGTGCCACCTTCAGCCCGTGGACCGACACGGCCACGGGCGATGGCGTTTCACAGAATGCCGTCCCGGGTAGCAATCCTGCCTTTCAAGCGAATGCCACTCCCAGTGGCGAACCGGCGATCGACTTCGATGGCAACGATGAGTTTCGTACTTCGCTCTCGCCCGGCATCGCACCCACGTCGGGCTTCGTCTACTTCATCGTCTGCCGCGCGAATGCTGCGCCTAACAGCGGCAGCGTTACCGGAGGCGAAGGTGCCTATCTCTTCGACCGCGTCACCACGGTGGGTGAACCGCTGGTCTCGCTCAAGGCGGTGAATGGCCGCTACGGATTCCAAAAGCGCTACGATGATGGCGGAGGCATTGGAGGACCGGTGTCCACAACCTCGATCTCGACCACCCAGTTCCAAATCGTGGCAGTGCGGCGGAATCCGGCGGAGAGCCGGTTCGAACTGTGGGTCGATGGCGTGATGGAAGGCAGCGTGCCGGATGACGGCTCGGATCTCACACCACAGCCGATCGTGATGGGCTGCCACGGCAGTTCAACCACCCAAGGCTTCAATGGCGACATTGCCGAGCTGCTGGTCTATCGCAACGCGCTCGGGGAATCCGACTTCCAAGCAACCGGCGCTTACCTCGAAGCGAAATACGGCCTCGCCACCGCCTTTCCAGATGGCGCTGCACGGACGTCGCTCGCCACAAATGCCTCGACTTCCTATTTCCGCAAATCCTTCACCTTCACCGGCGACCCCGCTCGCACGACGCTGGAACTCGGTCACACGCTGGCCGATGGCGCGGTCTTCTATCTGAACGGCCAGGAGATCTCGCGCAGCGGCATGCCCGGCGGTGCGGTGGCTCACTCGACGTCAGCGTCAGCCGACCTCGCCGCGCCGGCGGTCACCGCGTATCACACCGTCCCATCCTCGGCTCTGGTCAGCGGCACGAATGTCCTCGCCGTCTCGGTGCACACCGGTGCTTCCGACAACACCGCCTACTTCACGGCCAACCTCCGCGGCATTGAGACGCCCGTGGATCCCGACCTTCCCGCAGCGCTGGAGTTGAATGAGATCGCAGCGTCCGGAGCGGTATCATTCTTCATCGAAGTCCGGAATCCATCGTCGCAGGCGATTTCGACGAATGGCTTCACGCTGGAGGTGGCAGGTTCCGAAGATGCCGTTGATGCCTTGCCGACGACCACCGTTCCCGCGGGTGGCTTGCTGCATTTCAATCAGACCCAACTCGGCTTCCGCCCCGGCACCGGCGACAAGATCATCCTGCGCGCACCGGGTGGGGCTCCGGTCGATGCCCAGATCGCGGAAGCCGTCGTACGCGGCCGCAGCGCCGCTTGGCCGAACCGCTGGCTTTACCCTTCCTCGGCGACAGCGGGAGCAGCGAATGCCTTCGCGCTGCAGCAGAATATCGTGATCAACGAGATCTGCTACCATCCGCCGGAACTGACGCCGGCAAGCGCGGACAAGGAGTGGATCGAACTCCGCAACCGCGGTGCCTCGACGGTGAATCTCGGTGGCTGGCGCGTCGGTGGCGGGATTGAGTTCACCTTTCCAGCCAACACGATGCTCGCAACTGGCGGCCATCTGATCGTGGCAAAGAATCCCGGCAGCTTCCCCGTTCCCGGCGGTGTGACCGTGCTCGGCCCGTGGTCCGGCAGCCTCGCCAACAGCGGCGAGACGGTGACGCTCTTCGACAGCGCGGGGAATCCGGCCGACGAGGTGAAGTATTTCGATGGCGGCCGTTGGCCCGGCAGCCCCGATGGCGACGGCTCGACCCTCGAACTCCGCGACCCGCGCTCGGACAACTCGCTGCCGGAAGCATGGTCTGCCAGTGATGAAAGCACCCGCCGGACGTGGCAGAACTACAGCTACCGCATCACCGCTGCGGCGAGCAGGGTCGGACCGGATGGCCAGTGGCGCGAGTTTATCTTCGGCTTGTTAGACAGCGGCGACGTTCTGATCGACGACATCGCCGTCATCGAAAATCCCGACAGCAGCGCGGTGCCGATGATCGACAATGGCAATTTCAGCGCTGGCACCAACGGCTGGCGCTTTCTCGGCAACCACCGCCACGCGCAGGTGATCGACGATCCCGACCAACCGGGAAATCCGGTGCTGCGCCTCTCCTCCAAGGGACCGACCGAGCACATGCACAACCACGTGGAGACGACGCTCGCCAGCGGAAGATCGGTGGTGAACGGCCGCGTTTACGAGATCCGCTACCGCGCCCGCTGGCTCGGCGGATCGAACCGTCTCAATACCCGGCTCTACTTCAACCGCTGCGCCAAGACCACCGAACTGACGCGCACGGAGCACCCCGGCACGCCGGGCACGGCGAACTCGGCGGCCGTGACGAATGCCGGGCCCGGATTCACCCGCTTCATCCACTCGCCTGCAGTGCCGGATGCCGGCGGAAGCGTCACTGTCACCGCCCGCGCTGCCGATCCCGATGGTCTCGGCACACTGACGGTCCACTACGCGGTGAATGGCGGATCCTTCACGGCCATCCCAATGACTCCTTCCGGCGACGGCACCACCTTCACCGGAGCCATCCCGGGCCAAGCCACCTCCAGCGTCGTTCGCTTTTACGTGTCCGCGACGGATGCCGGGGTGCTACCACAGACCTCGTACTTCCCCGCGGAGGGAGCCTCTTCGCACGCCCTTTATCAGGTGAACGACGGCCTGGCCGCCACCAACGGCCTGCACAACCTGCGGATCGTAATGGATCCGGCCGATGAGGCGCTGCTCTATCAGGAGAACAACCTGATGAGCAACGAACGGCTCGGCTGCACCGTGATCTATGACGAACGCGAGATCTACTACGATGCCGGCGTCCGGCTGAAGAGCAGCCAGCGCGGCCGTCCTTCCAACAACCGGGTCGGCTTCAACCTCGGCTTCAATCAGGACCAGCTATTCCGCGGAGCCCACCGCACCGTGGCCATCGACCGTTCGGACGGCCAGGAAACCGGCTGCCGGGAAATCCTCTTCGACCACACGATGGCAGCGGGCGGCGGCATCCCGGCGGAATACAATGACCTCTGCAAGGTCATCGCGCCGAATCCCGCGCACACCAGCCATGCCATCCTGCAGATGGCTCGCTTCGGCGACGTGTTCCTCGACTCGCAGTTTGAGAACGGCAGCGACGGCACGGGCTGGGAGTACGAGCTGATCTACTACCCCACCACCACCGATGGCAATGGCTACAAGCTTCCGCAGCCGGACGGCGTGGTCGGCACGGACTTGACCGACCTCGGCGACGACAAGGAAGCCTACCGCTGGAACTTCCTATTAGAGAACAACGAGGACAAGGACGACTACTCGCGGATCATCGCCGCCGCGAAGCAGTTCGCCAAGAATGGCAGTGCCTTTGAAACCGGGCTGACTGACGTCATCGATCCGGCTCAATGGCTCCAGGCATCGGCCCACGCCTGCACCACCGGCGCGGGGGACTCGTTCTTCGACAACTCGAACCACAACGGGATCTTCTACGCACGGCCGGATGGACGCGTCCTCTATTTCCCGCACGACATGGACTTCTCGTTCAGCGCGACGCGGGGCATCTTTGACAATTCCGAGCTCCAGAAGCTGGTCGCGAATCCCGCGCGGCGCCGGCTCTACCTCGGACACCTGCATCACCTGTGCACGACCGTCTTCAACCAGTCTTATCTGGGGCCGTGGGCCACTCACTACGGCAGCTTGTTGCCGGGTCAGGATTTCGCCGGGCATCTGAGCTACATCAACACCCGCTCGAATTACATCCTCGGCGCGATCCAGAGCGACACGCCGTCCGTCCCCTTTGCCATCACCACGAATGGCGGGGCCAATTTCTCGACGCCCTTCAGCCCGGCCTCGCTCGCCGGCAGCGGCTGGGTGAACGTCCGCAATATCCGCCTCGCCGGATCGAGCGTCCCGCTGGCGATCACATGGACTTCATCGACAGAGTGGCAGGTGGCGGTGCCGATCGGCGCGGGTCCGAATGCGATCACGCTGGAAGCCGTGGACTTCACCGGCGCCGTGATCGGCAGCGATAGCATCGTGGTCACGAATACCGGCGGCATCGCGCTGCCCGCGCCGTCCACGCTGGTGGTCTCGGAGATCTACTACAATCCCCCGGGCGACGTGGAGCTCACCGAATATGTCGAGTTGACGAACGTCTCGAACGCGACGCTCGACCTGAGCAGCGTGAGCTTCGAGGCGGGTGTCGAGTTCACCTTCCCCGGCAGCACCCTGCTGGCACCCGGCGCGCGGATCCTGGTGGTAAAGGACACGGCGGCCTTCAACGCAGCCTTCGGAACCGGCAGGCCGGTGGTGGGAACCTTCCCTAACAGCCTCGACAACGCCGGCGAGCAGCTCCGGCTGGTCGCCGCGAACGGCGACGAGTTGCACGACTTCATCTACAGCGATCAACTGCCTTGGCCACTGGAAGCCGACGGTGACGGCTACTCGCTGGTCCTGATCAATCCCGCGTCCGCACCGGATCACGATGACCCGCGAAGCTGGCGTGCCAGCGCGGTGGCGGGCGGTGGCACACCGGGCCTTGCCGATACCCAGAGCTATGCCGCCTGGAAGACCGCGAATGGCAATCACGGCGACAACGATGACCTCGACGGCGATGGCTTCACCACCCGCGAGGAGTACTTCCTCGGCGGCAATCCGCAGGCCTCCGAACCGACTTTGGCACCGACCTTCGAAGTCGAGGAAGGAGGTAGCTTCCTGATGACCATCACCCGCCGCGCCACTGCGGAAGGTGCCAGCGTGTTGCCGGAAATCTCGACCGACCTCGAGGACTGGGACGTGGATGCCAGCGCCGAGTTCATCGGCAGTCAGCGCGAAAGCACCAGTCCGGCGGTGGATCGCCTGCACTATCGCATCACCCCGCCGCCGGGAGGCACGAGCTTCTTCGCGCGCTTTGCGTTCGGACCGTAA
- a CDS encoding Ig-like domain-containing protein, which yields MKLTTCSAGALASCLAAALLFSPIPLVAQTITNPGFEANTFTVFPGYIDASPTFTPNGPITGWTGTPVSRTGLNPSGSSPFADNGVIPEGLNVAFVQAGASGVASLQTTVTGLQINTKYNVSFRVNARAGQSAVLRFSVDGTPAGEDAEVTAVGGTNLYKYAAFEFTATAEQHTIAIANMRTAGDHTLTVDDVKIAPSSNAWSVAPWTGDADSGIDSSYVYTHSYNFGTNNGVTINGVRFLGRETGTPGRFALTGLGTTHGGGTNHVTGNSAGLAGPFRYDGQPSIKLENLKPSTQYVFTVYGVSWDGNPATEYRSATFSSNASANEQRLTVSLNKYGLGKPAGQGQGYGLLVHYAYTTDALGSPVTIFYPALGGGGFHTSGFSNREAVASTPAPAFTTAAWNDDASSGVLPTHHYTHALNFGTAASVNVNGVVFTGTPGANPAAPGYTSALPNVFNNDTNNEISSPSAALSRDFAHAGFPGAHNFSGLTPGKAYVFTIYSTGFEAPGVRYNTFFGNREDAPVVIDQSEFGNNKGIRIEYRYTAKADGTAKIFHSAYTHNTSIHVCAISNREADPTTGVAPLITLQPAGSIIATGSNYTLRVGAIGSATLSYQWKRGTTVVGTDSPVLDLSNVTAGDTGKYTVTVSNGVNSVASQTVTLLVLDHVPGIFGTGLDENGEILANGIIDPHYTLTANPHDGTKFDTYVQTNVPGAWLANSATSKWIGPLANTASANGSLDAGEGFGTYVYRTHIDLTGRDLATVRILGRWASDNNGLAIRVNGVATGISNLNPTGAAFSTLEPFVIDTGNAPGLIAGINNIDFVVNNAGDGLTGLRVDTLRAVVIPAAGALPVVIVQPKGGTVIRNGNLTLKVSAIGSGPLGYQWYKNGDPISGQTGTSLNLVGTSAAINGNYKVIVTNAAGDAESTTVPVMVANAAPVANNDGPLVTDENVPLELSVEFDLLSNDTDGNTDTLTLTNYNATSVNGGTIVAGGSPGTLVYTPPVDWPITGEANDTFTYTISDGWGGTATGTVTIAVVSGASVPPTQMTLAVDLNGNNVTGTFTGTPGATYILQRSTTLLADSWTNVDTKVAEGSGVVNLVDNDPPDGRAFYRISYEE from the coding sequence ATGAAATTAACCACGTGCTCCGCAGGAGCGCTGGCGAGTTGTCTCGCCGCTGCCCTCTTGTTCTCCCCCATCCCGCTGGTGGCCCAGACCATCACCAACCCGGGATTCGAAGCCAATACCTTCACCGTCTTCCCCGGCTACATCGACGCCAGCCCGACCTTCACGCCGAACGGCCCGATCACCGGTTGGACCGGCACCCCGGTGAGCCGGACGGGCCTCAACCCCTCAGGCTCCTCTCCCTTCGCGGACAACGGCGTCATTCCGGAAGGCCTCAATGTCGCCTTCGTCCAAGCGGGCGCTTCCGGCGTGGCCAGCCTCCAGACCACGGTCACCGGCCTGCAGATCAACACCAAGTACAACGTCTCCTTTCGCGTCAACGCCCGCGCCGGCCAGTCCGCCGTGCTGAGGTTCTCCGTCGATGGCACCCCCGCGGGGGAGGATGCCGAAGTGACCGCGGTCGGGGGAACCAACCTCTACAAATACGCGGCCTTCGAATTCACCGCCACCGCGGAGCAGCACACGATCGCCATCGCCAACATGCGCACCGCCGGTGACCATACCCTGACGGTGGACGATGTGAAAATCGCTCCCTCCTCCAACGCCTGGTCGGTGGCTCCGTGGACTGGCGACGCCGATTCGGGCATCGACTCCAGCTACGTCTATACCCACTCCTACAACTTCGGCACCAACAACGGGGTCACCATCAATGGCGTCCGTTTCCTCGGCAGGGAAACCGGGACGCCCGGTCGCTTCGCCCTCACCGGCCTCGGCACTACCCACGGCGGCGGCACGAATCATGTGACCGGCAACAGTGCGGGTCTCGCGGGACCATTCCGCTACGACGGGCAGCCGTCGATCAAGTTGGAGAACCTCAAGCCTTCGACCCAGTACGTCTTCACGGTCTACGGGGTGAGTTGGGACGGCAACCCCGCCACGGAATACCGCTCGGCAACCTTCTCCAGCAATGCGAGTGCGAATGAGCAACGCCTCACGGTGAGCCTCAACAAGTATGGTCTGGGCAAGCCCGCCGGCCAAGGCCAGGGCTACGGCCTTCTTGTCCACTACGCCTACACCACCGACGCGCTTGGCTCGCCGGTCACCATATTCTACCCGGCCCTCGGAGGGGGCGGGTTCCATACCTCTGGCTTCAGCAACCGCGAGGCCGTCGCCAGCACCCCGGCACCCGCATTTACCACCGCCGCATGGAACGATGACGCAAGCTCCGGTGTCCTCCCCACCCACCACTACACCCATGCCCTCAACTTCGGCACCGCCGCGAGTGTGAACGTCAATGGCGTCGTCTTCACTGGCACCCCCGGTGCCAATCCAGCCGCTCCGGGCTACACGTCCGCCCTTCCGAACGTCTTTAACAACGACACGAACAACGAAATCTCGAGCCCCAGCGCAGCATTGTCGCGGGATTTCGCACATGCCGGTTTCCCCGGAGCTCACAACTTCTCCGGCCTCACCCCTGGCAAGGCATACGTCTTCACCATTTACTCGACCGGCTTTGAAGCGCCGGGCGTTCGCTACAATACGTTCTTCGGCAATCGCGAAGACGCCCCCGTGGTCATCGACCAATCCGAGTTCGGAAACAACAAGGGCATCCGCATCGAGTACCGCTACACGGCGAAGGCCGACGGCACCGCGAAGATCTTCCACTCCGCCTACACCCACAACACCTCCATCCATGTTTGCGCCATCAGCAACCGCGAGGCCGACCCTACGACAGGCGTCGCCCCGCTGATCACGCTGCAACCGGCAGGTTCCATCATCGCCACGGGTTCCAATTACACGCTCCGTGTCGGAGCCATCGGCAGCGCCACCCTTTCCTACCAATGGAAGCGTGGAACGACCGTCGTCGGCACCGACAGTCCCGTTCTGGATCTGTCCAATGTGACCGCCGGGGACACCGGCAAATACACCGTGACGGTGAGCAATGGAGTCAACTCCGTCGCCAGCCAGACGGTCACACTGCTCGTCCTCGACCACGTGCCCGGTATCTTCGGTACCGGCTTGGACGAAAATGGAGAAATCCTGGCCAACGGCATTATCGACCCGCACTACACGCTGACTGCGAATCCGCACGACGGAACCAAGTTCGACACCTACGTGCAGACCAACGTTCCCGGCGCATGGCTGGCGAACTCCGCCACCTCGAAATGGATTGGCCCGCTCGCGAACACCGCTTCCGCCAATGGCAGCTTGGACGCCGGTGAAGGCTTCGGCACCTACGTCTATCGCACCCACATCGATCTCACGGGCCGCGATCTTGCCACCGTCAGGATCCTTGGGAGGTGGGCATCGGACAACAACGGCCTGGCAATCCGCGTCAATGGAGTGGCCACCGGCATTTCGAATCTCAACCCCACCGGCGCGGCCTTTTCCACCCTGGAACCCTTCGTCATCGATACCGGCAACGCGCCCGGCCTGATCGCGGGCATCAATAACATCGACTTCGTGGTGAACAATGCCGGCGACGGCCTCACCGGCCTGCGTGTGGATACCCTGCGCGCAGTTGTGATCCCGGCGGCGGGAGCCTTGCCCGTCGTCATCGTGCAGCCCAAGGGCGGCACGGTCATCCGCAATGGCAACCTCACCCTCAAGGTTTCAGCCATCGGCTCGGGTCCGTTGGGTTACCAATGGTACAAGAACGGCGACCCGATCTCAGGCCAAACCGGCACTTCGCTCAACCTCGTCGGCACCAGCGCTGCCATCAACGGGAACTACAAGGTCATCGTCACCAACGCGGCAGGAGACGCGGAAAGCACCACGGTTCCGGTGATGGTCGCCAATGCCGCGCCGGTCGCGAATAACGACGGCCCGCTCGTCACCGACGAAAACGTGCCACTCGAACTCAGTGTCGAATTCGACCTGCTCTCAAACGATACCGACGGCAATACCGACACCCTGACGCTCACCAACTACAACGCCACGAGTGTGAATGGCGGAACCATCGTGGCGGGCGGGTCCCCGGGCACCCTCGTCTATACTCCGCCCGTGGATTGGCCGATCACGGGCGAGGCAAATGACACCTTCACCTACACGATCAGCGACGGCTGGGGAGGCACCGCCACAGGCACCGTTACCATCGCCGTGGTCTCCGGGGCGAGCGTCCCGCCAACTCAGATGACGCTGGCCGTCGACCTGAATGGCAACAACGTCACCGGCACCTTCACCGGCACTCCCGGTGCCACCTACATCCTGCAACGCTCGACCACGCTCCTAGCGGACAGCTGGACCAATGTGGACACGAAGGTGGCTGAGGGTTCGGGCGTCGTGAACCTGGTGGACAATGATCCTCCGGACGGCCGCGCCTTCTATCGAATCTCCTACGAGGAGTAA
- a CDS encoding sugar phosphate isomerase/epimerase family protein, translated as MHRRQFIERSALALAAAGVSPLLAAENAPADRPLAVFTKMLEKVPADELAEKIAALGITGIEAPIRAGGHIEPRDVADKLPAFNEAFKKRGLEIVILSSDVDQVKPEHETVLRTAAALGIKRYRLKHYRYDLKKPIAPQLADIRAKLIDIAAMNKELGVQGQYQNHRGNDYVGGPIWDMVSALDGIDPAQLGLAFDFAHATVEGGNAWELNLHRAASHIVSVYFKDYRLDGRQWNPCPLGEGAVNPKSAALVRQLLPATTPISIHIEYISGDNHVARMLEAMKNDVGTLRKWLKPA; from the coding sequence ATGCACCGCCGGCAATTCATCGAACGCTCCGCCCTCGCCCTCGCCGCCGCTGGCGTTTCGCCCCTGCTTGCGGCGGAGAATGCTCCGGCGGATCGGCCGCTCGCCGTCTTTACCAAGATGCTCGAGAAAGTTCCCGCGGACGAGCTCGCGGAGAAAATCGCGGCACTGGGCATTACCGGCATCGAGGCTCCGATCCGGGCGGGCGGGCACATTGAGCCGAGGGACGTGGCGGACAAGCTGCCTGCTTTCAACGAGGCCTTCAAAAAGCGCGGCCTCGAGATCGTCATTCTTTCCTCCGACGTCGATCAGGTGAAGCCCGAACACGAAACCGTGCTCCGCACTGCCGCCGCGCTCGGCATCAAGCGCTATCGACTCAAGCACTACCGTTACGACTTGAAGAAGCCGATCGCCCCGCAGCTTGCGGACATCCGCGCCAAGCTCATCGACATCGCCGCGATGAATAAGGAACTCGGAGTGCAGGGCCAGTATCAGAATCACCGCGGCAACGATTACGTCGGCGGCCCGATCTGGGACATGGTCTCAGCGCTTGACGGCATCGATCCCGCGCAGCTCGGATTGGCCTTCGACTTCGCGCATGCCACCGTCGAGGGAGGCAACGCCTGGGAACTGAACCTGCACCGCGCCGCTTCGCACATCGTGTCGGTCTATTTCAAGGACTACCGCCTGGATGGGCGCCAGTGGAACCCGTGCCCACTCGGTGAAGGTGCGGTGAATCCGAAGTCGGCGGCGCTCGTCCGTCAGCTCCTGCCAGCCACCACTCCGATCTCCATCCACATCGAGTACATCTCCGGCGACAACCACGTCGCCCGCATGCTGGAGGCGATGAAGAACGATGTCGGGACCTTGAGGAAGTGGCTGAAGCCGGCCTGA
- a CDS encoding DUF4240 domain-containing protein, giving the protein MDKTAFWKLLDGLDTEDAAAELAARLEELEPVEIADFQRHFDEAHARAYNWSLWGAASLMEGGCSDDGFADFRYGLISRGQKVYDSALADPDSLADLLDEEDFLSNEEFGYVAGQVYQSITDEEIPHSDDPPALEPSGEEWDFDDMDLNAEKLPKLTAKFGD; this is encoded by the coding sequence ATGGACAAGACCGCATTCTGGAAACTGCTCGATGGCCTCGACACCGAGGACGCTGCCGCCGAACTCGCCGCCCGCCTCGAAGAACTCGAGCCCGTCGAGATCGCGGACTTCCAACGCCACTTCGATGAAGCCCACGCACGCGCCTACAACTGGTCGCTGTGGGGCGCCGCCTCCCTGATGGAAGGCGGTTGCTCGGACGATGGCTTCGCCGACTTCCGCTACGGCCTGATCTCGCGTGGCCAGAAGGTCTACGACTCCGCCCTGGCCGATCCCGATTCGCTCGCCGACCTGTTGGATGAAGAGGACTTTCTCTCCAACGAAGAGTTCGGCTACGTCGCCGGTCAGGTCTATCAATCGATCACCGACGAAGAAATCCCGCACTCGGACGATCCGCCCGCCTTGGAACCTTCCGGCGAGGAATGGGACTTCGATGACATGGACCTGAATGCCGAGAAGCTTCCCAAGCTGACGGCGAAGTTCGGCGACTGA